GCCGGTAGCGGCGGTGACGCCGTGCTGCTGGATGTGCGCGAGCCGTACGAGTGGCAGGCGGGCCACGCCCCCCGAGCCGTGCATCTGCCGCTGTCGGCGCTGGCCGCCGGGGCGGGGCTGCCGGCGCACGCGCAGGCGCGGCCCCTGGTCGTGATCTGCCGCTCCGGCAACCGCTCCCGGCAAGCCGCGGAACTGTTGGCCACTCGCGGCGCGGAGGCCGTGGACGTGATCGGCGGTATGCGTGACTGGGCGGAGGCGGGGCTGCCGGTGCTGGATCCGCAGGGCGGGATCGGCATCGTCGCGTGAGCACTCTCATACTCGCCCTGGCCGCCGGGGCGGTCATCGGTCTCGCGCTCGGTGCGCTCGGGGGCGGCGGCAGTGTGCTTGCTGTGCCCGCCCTGATCTATCTGCTCGGTTTCAGTCCGGTCGGGGCGACGACCGCGAGTCTGGTCATCGTCACGCTCACCTCGGTCACCGCGCTGGTCGCGCACGCCCGCGACGGGAACGTCCGCTGGCGTACGGGGCTGCTGTTCGCGGCGGGCGGGATCGGCCCGGCGATGCTGGGCGGCGCGCTCGCCGGACGTATCCCGGCCGCCGTGCTGACAGCGGCGTTCGCCGTGGTCGCGGGCGCGGCCGCCCTACGCATGCTGCGGTCCCGGCCAGCCGCGGAGGGCACCGTGACGGTGCGGCCGGGGCGGGTGGCGGCAGCCGGTGGCGGGCTCGGCGCGGTCACCGGTGTCCTCGGCGTCGGCGGCGGCTTCCTCGCCGTACCCGCGCTGGTGAGTGTGCTGGGCCTGCGGATGCGGAACGCGGTGGGCACCAGCCTGCTGGTCATCACCGTCAACTCGCTGGCCGCGCTGACGACCCGGGCCGGGACGGTCGAGGGTCTGGACTGGGCGGTCGTCGGACCGTTCGTCGCGGCTGCGATTCTTGGGGCATGGGACGGCAAGCGGCTGTCCGTGAAGGTCTCGGGACACACGCTTCAGCGGATCTTCGCGCTGGCGCTGCTGGCGGTGGCGGCCTTCATGCTGATCGATGCGCTGCTGTGACGGCCGCCGCGGCGAGAGCCCTCACGCCAGGGACAGGAACAGCTTCTCCAGGCGGGCGCGCATCTCCTGGGCGTCCTCGCCGTTCCTGCGGCCGGACTCGATGTCGGTCATGCACTGCTGCATGCCGGTCGCGATGATCGCGAAACCGGCACGGTCGAGAGCGCGCGAAGCGGCGGCCAGCTGCGTGACGACGTCCTCGCAGTCGCGGCCCTCCTCGATCATCCGGATCACGCCGGAGATCTGCCCCTGCGCGCGGCGCAGGCGGTTCAGCACGGCCTTCAGGTCCGCACTCTCAAGCTCCAGCTCCACGATCACTCCTCAGAAAATACCCCTAGGGGTACTGTGCGTCCCGGTTCGGGACCATGTCGACCATTAAGGATCACACCTGTCATGACCAGCTCTCCCGCCCCCGTCACCCTCGCCACCGAGCAGGCCCGCATCCGGCTGCACGAGCTCACCGTCATCGATGTGCGCACGCCGGCCGAGTACGCCTCCGGTCATCTGCCCGGCGCCCTGAACATCCCCCTGGACCACGTCAGGCACGCGCTGCCGGAGATACGCCACGCTTCCGATCGGGGTGACATCCTCGTCGTGTGCGCCTCGGGCGCCCGCTCCGAGAACGCCTGCAAGCTCCTGGCCGAGCAGGGTGTACCGACCGCCACCCTCTCCGGTGGCACCGGCGCCTGGGCCGCCGAGGGGCACGACCTGCACACCCCGGCGGCCTGCGACACGCGGGCCGGCTGGAGCATGGAGCGACAGGTGCGCTTCACCGCCGGCACGGTGGTGCTCCTGGGGCTCCTCC
The DNA window shown above is from Streptomyces sp. NBC_01451 and carries:
- a CDS encoding rhodanese-like domain-containing protein, which codes for MSIFRRERGGAGRVSVQEAALRTGHGDAAGSGGDAVLLDVREPYEWQAGHAPRAVHLPLSALAAGAGLPAHAQARPLVVICRSGNRSRQAAELLATRGAEAVDVIGGMRDWAEAGLPVLDPQGGIGIVA
- a CDS encoding sulfite exporter TauE/SafE family protein codes for the protein MSTLILALAAGAVIGLALGALGGGGSVLAVPALIYLLGFSPVGATTASLVIVTLTSVTALVAHARDGNVRWRTGLLFAAGGIGPAMLGGALAGRIPAAVLTAAFAVVAGAAALRMLRSRPAAEGTVTVRPGRVAAAGGGLGAVTGVLGVGGGFLAVPALVSVLGLRMRNAVGTSLLVITVNSLAALTTRAGTVEGLDWAVVGPFVAAAILGAWDGKRLSVKVSGHTLQRIFALALLAVAAFMLIDALL
- a CDS encoding metal-sensitive transcriptional regulator, yielding MELELESADLKAVLNRLRRAQGQISGVIRMIEEGRDCEDVVTQLAAASRALDRAGFAIIATGMQQCMTDIESGRRNGEDAQEMRARLEKLFLSLA
- a CDS encoding rhodanese-like domain-containing protein, producing MTSSPAPVTLATEQARIRLHELTVIDVRTPAEYASGHLPGALNIPLDHVRHALPEIRHASDRGDILVVCASGARSENACKLLAEQGVPTATLSGGTGAWAAEGHDLHTPAACDTRAGWSMERQVRFTAGTVVLLGLLLGLLVHPALLLISAGIAGGLVFSALTNTCGMAAVLGKLPYNRPRAADLDAVLAALRSR